Part of the Carassius carassius chromosome 20, fCarCar2.1, whole genome shotgun sequence genome, atgcgctcgagactgcacatgcgtgctagctgtatcaacctaaaatgctttaacgcaatttgagcttcatagaaaacatttatgtgacagttcacctcagattgtgttgctgatttgaaatatattaaatatgagtgtgtcaagtctgcaagcattaataccgtgcgtgcacttgtattaactctgagtctgcgcgctctgcttctaaaagcagagagagagagagatcactttttttggctccctcttttcttttcctaattttacaagttgcaagttacaaaaaacacaagcagtctttgatcatggccgggtgttctccgagtccaatgactccgatcgcacgggtattacacacaattttaaacagacccgggacccgaggtaatagattcggacccaacctggacccggctgatgatttaaaatatagacccgaacccgtacgggtcccgggtcgggtccggggtcgacgggtctcgggtgcactgtgaagacctctagtgtcagccacattaaaaaagttaacagcttaagtcatttgtggattaatgcgtattggagacgcgaaccgtttaaaacgattcagttcgatttggtgaactggatcaaaaagatctggttacattgaatgattcattcgcgaaccggatatcacaaactgctttgttttgaactctctctcacaacagacatggaagagaagacaatgctgaataaagtcgtagtttttgctatttttggaccaaaatgtatttttgatgaatcaaaatattctaactgaccctctgatgtcacatggactactttgatgatgtttttcttacctttctggacatagacagtataccgtacacacagtttcaatggagggactgagagctctcggactgaatctaaaatatcttaaactgtgttccgaagataaacagagatcttatgggtttggaacaacatgagggtaagttattaatgacataattttgctatttgggtgaactaaccctttaacttagcagatattgtttatgttcaaacagcaacattacacactaacaaaaataaactgaagttgcaatcaaccacccctttaagaaaaATCTTTATGTTaagaatacttagaaaaaaaacaccCTTAACCATTTAAAGTGAGGCCGATCTTTTCAGCATTCAATAGTAAATGCCACATGTGCGTGTAAAGAGTGAATTTGGATATTCTGCAGTACAAATGTTGAGTAAAAATCCATGAAATTTAATTAGACTTGAATCATATTTATGTGCGTTGAATCACATTTTgtcataaatgtttaaaataggaTATAACTAAACAGAAGCAAGTCGAATAGGGCAAAAGATAGGCATGTCTGAACAAAGCCTAAGACAACAAgcactaaaacatttaaaaaagaaacaagcaAGATGTTTAGTCTAATTGTAAGGCTGGTTTAGCAGATGGTCCTTCCTTAGACTCTTGTTCCATATTCAGGTTCTGGGCACCTGTAAAATCTACAGCTTCATAAGTGCCACGTATCACCCACAATCCCTAGAGAGACATTGTACCTCTACTAGCTCCTTCACAGGTTCCCCAGAGGAGAGGTTTGGAGAGCCTGCAGAAGAGGAGTGATTAGATTATCACAAGATGGGTGCGTACCAGGGGGTCGCAGACAGTTCGCAACAAGACATACATGAGTAGGAGTTGAAATGTGTGAGTAAGTGCTATATACACACTGTTCAGTGACTCTGTGTTGCTGATTGCAGACACCGTCTTCAGAGCAGACTTGAGGGGGATCTGGGAGTTAGTCAGTGTGGGGCTGTAGGAGGACTCTTCAGTGGAGATCTGGAGAAAAACAGTCTCTTAGATCCACTTATAAGTAAGTTTGATTACTAACACAGGCTTCACATACTCTCAGCTGTTTTACTGAACTCAGAGATGACAGCCTGCCAGGAAAGAATTCTTTGGGATGAAacagaaatcatgaaaaaaaaatcacctgacTTTATTCTTCTTGAGGAATAAACAGACAACTGGAGAACACAGACTCCAAAAATAATGTCAGACTAATATTTAACATaattaaagaaatacttcacccaaaattgaaaattatttattactttCTCTCTGCTGTTCCAAGCCCATATGTCATTTTCAGTTAAACACGGAAGGAGAAATGATTCAGTGGCGGATCCAGAGGGCTAGTTGGGGTGGCAATTGCCACCCCATACGAAGTCCTTGCAACCCCTGTTGCCACCCCGCTGAAAACATTACACTGTTTGATTTTTACGAACATTTCTCAAAACTCCCAGCGGACGTGAATGCATCCTTACGCAGCACGGACAGGCGTGCTGTTGCTGCTACACTTTTCATTGGTTAAGCTGACACGCAGCTCCTTCGTGTTCCAAACGGTTTCAAAACAACGCGGCAGCACACACGTGATAGATGAAGAGCGTTTTGCTGGTATGTACggcttttattgttattaaattaaacaaagtaCTGTTTTAACGGGAAGTAAGGGAGACGTTGCTCTGTAGTGCTTAGCATTAATACTTAAATGAGCTTTAACGTTACTAGCCTCGTGAAACTGACTGACTAACGTTAACTTAATACTGTCACGCCTGCGTGAAGATGCTTAAAACATGTCGTTAGCAAATGTTCAGCAACAATCACAGACATTAGGTAACTTAGGCTTATTCATATTGGCACGTGTAATGCAGCATATTAAACTAAGTTACTCTTAATAAAACCGCCGTGGAGATACAGGGATGCAAACAGCGCGCTTTTCGGCGCCTCGCACTTTTTCAcgtcagtttgggtgacttgggtctgagagggtctgattataatttcacaaagtcatctgaagccattccatagcttaatgtgaGGGACAGAAGTCTATTTACATCAAATTACAGTTTATGGAaacttgttttccctcctcttcggctgtcaatcattctccattcagtattATTCAACCAGCGCACGCGCCTCGTCCGGTTTCAGCAAGATACACGGTAAAGCTCTGTCCAATAtgatatattcacattataatgcttgatctgtagataaaaggctgtggatttgcataaaatgactttattatttgtatttgtatttcataTTTGTTGCTGTTTTAACGACTCGCTACCGTGTGCCTGCTAAGTTAGATCACACACACCACAAGGACTATGAATCGGCATCAAACGCACaacaactggaatttaaaaccgtgaagaaacaaatgatcaataaagtgttggacagatatacactaggatttgtgcgctcgacatttcttcaCTTTGTGCCGTGAACTTCTAAATGCGCACTTGTGCAGCGCAGCACACTGTGACCCCATtttgctttgagcacatcattctgcacccGCGATGCGCATACGCGCTTTGTGCGCTctgttttgaagcgtttcatattatcatggttttgcgcactgaaagattatttTTAATACCTAGCctacacaatacatttaaaataagcataatttaattgtatattatttgtgtagtgtaggctatataaatatactatatatactaatagtaatttgtttttattaacatgtttagattttataaagtTACTGTGCAAATTTTTATACTTGTTCTATTTTTGCtgtatacataatacatatataattgtgtacattttggaaaataaacaactttaatttaatctttataCATTTTGtggcaaataatttatttttagtgtaaTTGAACACTTTGTATATTGACCCCCCAAAATAATaccttgccacccctttgccaccCCTGTTTTAAAAGTCTAGCTCCGCCACTGAAATGTTTATGTTGTTCATCTTTACAAAAGCTCATAATGACCAATAAACACTGTAAGGGAACCATAAAAAGAGTCCATTTGCCTTATTTGCTATATTTTAAGACCTCTGAAGCAATACTACAAAGACTGAAATTTAGGTCCTTAATTATGGAAAATGTGCCTCATCGCTGCAATTCTCAAATCTTATTCTTCATCTTGTGTCCTGCAAGTTTCAGAACACAAAACATCCTCAATAGTCTAAAAACATCTTATCCTGAAGGCAGTAAGCCAAAACAACAGTTTGTGGAATGTACCACTCTGTGATATAATAGTGTGGATAAGCACCAACTCTACAGAAGAATATCTAGATCGCTGTCTGTTTAGCCCCGTCCACCGATTCACGCACAAAGTGCTTACGAGAGAGAGCTGAATACGCAGGTCTACGCAGAAACCAAATGACAGATAACAAGACAGCGTGTAGTGCCAAGTTGTGGAAAAACAGTATTTGCATTGCAttccttctgatcccaacatTATAGAAAAGAGTGGATtaactatatttttaattaagaCTGCGTCAGGAAGAAATCTTTTGTTCACTTAATTTTGAAACTAAAAGACAACGCTGACCCGACTATATTGGATCCAACAGTCATGTCACAACACACAAGTGTGAGCAACTGCTTTTATTATGTGGTCGCTATTGCTTTGACTGTTTAACAGATCGTTTGATATATACTAAGTATTTATGagtttttaacctaaatcacatcAGTGTCCATCTATGGAAAtagactgtcaaacatacacaagccAATCATATCAATGGGTTTTTACTTCCAAGTCTACAATCTATAGCCTATTTCTtctaaattatgatgtttttttatgtaaaaatcctCAGAGaacagcacaaaataaaaaaacaaaggcagttcatgatccctttaaaaacactaataatttaataataataatgtctcgTGTAATCTTTGGCAATTATCTAAAAGAATATCCATTTTACATgtgctattattactattataccaGTTCATACCAGGAAACGTACGCCGCGACCAGTCCTGAGGGGTGAGTCTTGGGGGAAGGTGGGCACACGGGTGCCATTGTCCTGAGCACGTTCCCTCAAGTACTCCAGCCTGCGAGCTCGGCTAAGCTGCTGCGAGAGCAGGGTCTGCAGCTGGGAGCGCTCCATAGAGCCCAGCAGGATCATGGACTCTGGAGCCAGGTGGGGACACAGGCAAGGGAGACAGTAGAGAGACcagaaagagagggaaagagagagaaagagagaagtgaGAGAGACACAGTGGGATAGCTGGAAGAATGGGGGATAGTAAAGGCAAATGGTGGGAGGGCGGGTGGGAAAGGAGATGGAGAAGGTAAAGAATGTGTCTGCCACAGGGTATGAGGTGGAATTGAGGGATTACATTTCCAAATGTGAGCTTTTATTTGGGAACATCAAGAAAATGTCTGGAAAAGAAACTGTACTAAAATCAGTAAAATGTCAAGAAATATTTACAACCTCATTGTtacacacttatttatttgtatttttccttttctagCACACTGTCCATTTTAAAGCATCATACAAACACTTCAAATAAACGGTTCATTCAGAAGCTTCATTCACTACATCTGTACACTTCTAGTTTTCAAGCCATATATTAACTCAAAATTGTTATTAGGCACATTTTTACAGTTGACATAAACCTTGAAATAAACAAATGTCTAGGATTCTGAAAAAACTTGAAACaagtaaaagctttaaaaaatagATACAAAATGTTTCAGATTCTACACTAATCAAATAATTCAAATGATGTGACTTTGTACATTTGGTCAGATGTTCTTCAGTTTGGATTATTTCAAACTCTTTAGAGTCACatattcagaaatcagtctaatatacagatttggtgctcaagaaacatttagtataattatacatatataagtaTTGAACACcaacatttttctcagtaaacatatttctaaaggtgctgttgacataaAATTTTCACCTGATGttggtaacaacccaagtaatcctTACATACAAAAGAAAACAATCCAAATAAGTTTAGAAATTAAGTTCGGTGTAATAAAATGGAAAGACCCagggaaaaagtattgaacacgCTTACTGAAATGTACTTAGTACTTCGTACAAAAGCCTTTGTTGGTAATGACAGCTTCAAGAAGCCTCCTGTATGGATTGCTCAGGTGTGATTTTGCCCCATTCTTCCACACAAACAGTCTTCAAATCTTGAAGGATCCATGGGCCTCTTCTATGAAATCTGATTTTTAGTTTTTCCACAGATTTTCTGTTGGGTTCAAGTCAGGTGACTGGCTGGGCCATTCTAGAAGCTTTACTTACTTTCTCTGAAACCAGTTGAGAGTTTCCTTGgctgtgtgtttgggatcattgtctcgCTGGAATGTCCACCCTTGTTGTATCTTCATCGTCCTTGTAGATTGCAGcagattttaaacaaaaatgtctcTGTACATTTTTCCATTCATCCTTCCTCCAGTTATATGAATTTTGCCAGTGCTACAACATGATGATTTGGGGTGATGTGCAGTGCCATTTGACCTCCAAACATGGTGTGTATTATGACATCCAAAGAGTTTCATTTTGGTCTCAGACCAGACTATATTCTCTTAGTATTTCACAGGCTTGTCTAAATGCAAAATTTAAACTAGTTTTAACATGCTTTTTCTTCAGCAGTAGAGCCTTGCATGGTAAGCATGCATACAGGACACAGCGGTTGAGTGCATTACTTGTTGTActtattattttctttgaaaCAATTGTACATGCAGGTCTTTCTGAAGCTTTCCACAAGTGATCCTTGGCTCTTGGATAGCTCTTCTGATTATTCCTTTCACTCTTCTCTCAGAAATCTTGCGACGGGCACCTGGTCGTGGTCGGTTTATGGTGAAATGATGTTCTTTTCACTTCCGGATTATGTGTGCTCAGTGGAACATTCAGAAGTATAGAAATCCTTCTGAAACCAATGCCATTGGTATGTTTTGCAACAATAAGGGTGTGAAGGTCTTGAGAAAGCTCTTTAGTTTTACCCATCATTAAATGTTTCTTGTGTGACGCGTTGGTCATGAGACACTTTTTTGTAGGCCATCAGTTGGGACTGAACCAACTAATATTATTTTCCACTGACAAGGGGcaggattgctttctaattactgatagctttccatgcctttttgcaCCTCCCTCTCTTCATGTGTTCAATTCTTTTCCCTGTGTCATTCTACTTTATAACACAGAACTTAATTTCTAAACTTATTTGTTTAGCTtttttgtatgtatggattacttggattgataccgacatctggtgaaaatttcacGTCAATAGCAACttttatttactgagaaaaatggtaatgtgttcaatacttattttacccgctgtaaatgttcaaaacagtgatgctttttaaatattttttgtgtatgcTTTCTTTAAggatgttcaaaagaacaacatttatagaaatattctgtaacattataaactacTGTAACATTTGCTCAGTTTAATGTAGCCTTtctaaaaagtataataataataataacaattgtttGGTaattggctttctcaagccaacttaataattataataaatatatattaaggtgtaaatttttgtcattttcttttaaagatcTTTATAAAActcatattttatatatgcattatataaagTACACATGTACGCGCACTACTTTGCTCTCTAGATACTGGCATCAGTCACTGAAAACTCATTTTGAGTGCAGCTCATTTCATGCCATAAATTGTTCAGCAATCAAAAGCTGATATTGCAGAGTTATTTCAGCCAAATCACACTTCAATATTGAgcaaaatgggggaaaaaagacACTTTGGAAATAAGGCTGTCTAAAATTGGTCTTAAAATTCATAATGGTAAAGATAATGGAATGCAgaacaactgatttttttttgtgtgcaaaatatacCTTTTAATAGATAGTTTATATGTCTCACCTTTGGATTCCACCAAGGCCAGGGTTTTAAGCTGGCCTGTTATGAGAGCTTCCTGCAGATCCCGGTAAGAGGAGGAGAGAGTGATATACCGTACGTCTCTCACCATTATGTCTTCCACACGGATATTATATTTcctacaggtaaaaaaaaaagagagagagacatgggAGTAAGCATTCAAAAAGCTAGGGCAATGATATGAGAGTGATAATTTGGTAAAGGTTACATAACAGCCCTCACTCCTGTCCCCAGCCCAGCTCTGGCAGGTAGGGAAGTTTCTGGATCCGGATGATGGAATCATAGAGGGAAGGCTGCAGACTCTGAGCCACGGCATTGGCCAATATCACAGCGATCATCACGGGCAGGATGTGCGAGATTTGACCGGTCAGCTCGAACACAATGACGGCGGTGGACACGGTATGAGTGACTGCGCCAGAAAGAGCCGCCGCCCCTGTGGGAATCACCATTTCGTCCCGCATCAAATTACAGTAGCAGTCACCCGCCGCAAGCCATCTGATTTCCTATTGTGCTCCTGACAAGCTTTCTGCTCCGCTGCACAATGCAGCCATTTTCACAGGCAAGATCTAATTTGGCTGTTGGTCTGTGTGggttaatgaaaaatgtatgacTCTTGCATACAACACCCTGCAGGTTTAATTACTTGTGTGAATAAGATATAGCTACGACAGGGATGAAACTGATGGCttttgaaagaaaacaaatggACATCCGCGAGAAGGCATGCACAATCGCCCCTCTCTCACCTACAACTGCGTATCCGCCGGGAACTATGGGATATACAGTGCTGTCGATGTGTATCCCATCGGGGAAGACGGCGGCCATGCTCTCGCCGACCAGTCGACCGAACGCAGCTCCTGTACGACACACAGAATTCACAACGTCGATTCGATGACATTTTGGAGGTGGCAAAAACACCAATTATGGGAAGGAAAAAACACCAACACGTGCTTGACGAATACTTACGCGAGGTCACAAACATTGACTCCAGTGATTTTGACGTGTTTACACACAGGCTTTAGTGAGTCAGACAGTGATGAGGGATGGGAATGGAGAACATGATTGCGGGAAAAGGAAAACAACCATTAAGAACAAACAAATGTATGATGGCTGGTATGAACACAAGAGCAAAATAATGTTCAAAATTGTCACTTTATTtcacagtcctgttcctcatgtataTACTGTGTGCTTATTAAAGTAATTACTATAACtaggtaataactaggtactaaccctgaacctacccctaagcTTAACCCTTATACTCTATAGTTACTGTATACTACCAGTACTTTCTTAGTTAAGTGCACTgtaagtacatgtactgtaaaataaagtcaaaCCGCTTTGCTCATAGAATAGGGAATTGAAATggaaaccaaaaaaaaagcaTATCCCACAGTGTTGACTTTCAAAAATGACACGCACACACTATAATCACATACCAATGAGGAAAACCGGCATGAAGGCCCCGCAAGGCACAGGCATTGTTGTGGCCACAGCTGACATCCAGAACTGAGGAAAACATTTAGAAGCAACAAGGTCACACACTtggacaaagatttttttttaataattaagcaataatatattaatttattgtaatatatcaGCACAATTCAACATACACAATGGACCTTTTTCACAAGACTGATGACACTTTAAATAGTAATCAGCATCATAAATCCtcaaaagttttttatatttagatttttttttaaatgtatgtaaatttatAACACTGTACTTTGTATTAAATCacctttgcatcaaattacaaaaaaaaaaaaaaaactagttaacGCTAATGCAAGGGTGTTTCTAATCATATTGTCACATATTGCCCTGTGTTTAAAATAGCTGTTAAAGAAatatttcacctaaaaattaaaattgacttaaaatgtacttaccctcagTTTATCCAAGATGTAggggagtttgtttcttcttcagaacagAATTATAGaaatttacatcacttgctcaccagtccctgaatgggtgctgtcagaatgagagtccaaactgttgttaaaaacatcaaaataacccacaagtaatccacaccactccagtctatcaattacaATCTTGCGAAGTTAAAATCAtgtgtttataataaacaaatatatcatTAACATGTCTTTAACTTCAAatcattgcttctggctaaataTAAGTATTCTATCccataatattataaaatgagGGATACATAatatttctccagtgaaaaggtaTAAAGGATAAgtatgcacaaatcaagcaccgtttaaaaataaaaacagttctgAAGagatatgttggtggattttgatttgagagaacaacaggggatggactttttcacctGAGGAAGCAATATATTGCATTATAGACctttattttggccagaagcaacaggTTAAAGTTAAAAATTCTCaatgatggatttatttaatacaaaccaGGAGCTTTCAACTttacaaaatgttaattgatggactgcagtcatgtggattactttaggattattgtgctgtttttatcagctgtttagactctcattctgacggcacccattcacgcCAGAAGATACAGTGATgcagtaatgctaaatttctccaaatctgttctgatgaagaaacaaacccatctacatcttgaatggcctgaggcctgagtatattttcagcagatttaaatttttggtctaattattcctttttattttcctttatattttacataataagGTTTAGACACACCTTCATGACAATGAAGAGGAGGAGTGTGATGAACACACTGACTTGTGGGTGCTTCCATGCCTGAGGTTCGTGACTTGAGTACACAAACTCCTCAGCAACACCTTGCTTGTACCAGGTTTGGTTGTCAAACAGTGCCACTAGTGACTCATGTTGAGTCAGCTAAATGAGAAGGCAGCACAGTTAGTTATTTAATGCATAATTACTTAATTATCTGGAACAAATAAATCTATCAGCATGAAGCACACTTGAAAGACTGAAAAATGCTGGTTGTGTGGaaagaaaaaatctgaaaatttcaCAGTAAATCTCAAACATCAGACCTGGCCAGCCATAAACTGTCCAAACCCTGGAGGAAAGGTGAGTGTCGAGACAAGAAGAGTGACCACTGCTGGATACACTAGTCTTCTATGGGAAGCAAACATGAGAAAGAATAATtgctttttataaattaaaaaattaattgacTGAGCTAGTgcctaaacaaaatacattgtacaACAAGAATTATTGTTAGTGCAAGAGAAGCTGTAAAAAACTCACTTTTTTAGCAAAAACTTGTTGATGGTTTTCTGTTTTCTCATAGACTCCACTATAATCCTGTTTAGGTAGACAAACAATGCCCCTCCAAATCCACTggcaatcctaaaaaaaaaaaaaaaatcaacagaagAACTGAAACATCAATCTAAAAAACACGACAAGAGATACTGTATAACTATGATcactacacatttttattttacagctaAGAACTAAGAATATCCAATTAGTTGGATTTACAGACAAGTCGTGTGAACCTCTAAAGAGCTTAGACATTTTTAACACTAATGTTCTTAGACAAGGATATCAGTTTGCAGGAAATCTGTCTTTtgactaccatcatttaaatgaTGTAAATCTAATTTGTGTTTAGGAGAAAGATGTCAAAGGTGAGACACAAACCCTAGCACAGCAAAAGCTGGAAGCTCTTGTAGGTCAAAGGGAAAGTCCAGACGAAAGCGTGTTTTAAAGAGAGCCGTGATTGTCTCTGCAATATGGCGAAGAGAGATTGACAGAAATTTATGACGAATTAATCATCTGACTGTGCTGACTATCATAACGGATTTCTCCCTCACCCTCATCCTTATTCCACACCGCCAGCACCCTGAAGATAAAGGCACTGAAGGTTGCAGCGAAGAATCCTCTCCAGTAGTTCCTCACAGCAAAGAACGTAGATGTGACCTCAATACTAAACAGCACTCCTGCCACAACACAGCAGATCATATGACAAACAACTCTGCTCAATGCTGGTAATATACAGGGGAACGTTACTGTCGCAAATGCGATATGGCATTATCTCCAGTGACCAGGTATGATCACAATGTCTGGACTTACCTCCAATAGGGGCTGCAAAGCAACAGCCCACCCCCACTGCACAGGCGGCTGACAGCATCTCTGTGTTTCTCAGCTCGTTCTGTCAGATCAACAAGAAAACCCAATACATGCAATCCTGTTTCAAACCACTGTCGCCGTGGCATTTTACAGGCAGCCAAGAGTGGAACAGGGTAATTACACTGACGGATACATGGCAACGACATGCGGGACAAGGTATTGCtatgaacacaataaaaaaaatggacaaacACTGCTCTTTCATTCACTATGTGCTATCTTTGTGGACGGTCTGCTACGGCCAGGGAGGATGAAGTCCAGTAAGACTCTAATTTACAATGGAAAAATGATAaaaacttgataaaaaaaaaagaatcacaaatggagattaaaaaaaaaaaaatttgcttttttCGTTCATTATAACACTTTCAATCAATCTGATCACATGGACACACCCAAACATAATAATACCTGCATCTTACCTTGTTTCCCTCAAAGGGCTCTTCCTTCAGCagtaaatcaaaatacacacacatacatgtgagTATCTGCACTCTGTTCTTTCAAAACCTATCAATACTTTAAGCACTTACACTGCTGTTGTTTCAAGTctgtatctaaaaaaaataaacaatttgatAAACCGCAATTACCCCAATATATTATTCTGATATCATAGGTGAATTTTCTCTCAGTGTGGCAATATTATGccctatggaagcccatttcaaccactgaataataaaaaataaaaaaaattattatgagtttttatctcacaattgcaatTTTCCTAAGAGTTACAATTATGAGAGTTATAAAGACAGAATAGCAGGATATACTCACAATTCTAGTTTATATCTAGTACTCTGACTTTTATTTTTCTGACTTTTAATTCTAAGaaaaggtcagaattgtgagataaaggcCACAATTACGAGATAAATATTGTAATTATGATTAATAATATCCAGTTCTGAGATGGTTAGggtaatagctaaaaaaaaaaattctgactttatttctcagaatttcgACTTTATAacccacaattctgactttttaatcGCAACTGCTAGTTTACatcacacaattctgaaaaaaagaagagtttgtatcatgcaattctgagaaaaaaactcacaatttttttattcaactggcagaaacaggcttccataaccCTCTTTATCTTGCTACTAGAGTATTTTTCTTTTACCCTGGCACTAATTGGTGCTTATTTATATCCCAGTATCAGAGTAACACCCACAGGTATGAGGTATCAGACAAATAATTATCAGCACGGCCGTTACCCCGGACCCCACAGCCTGACTGACGGTGTAAACATATCATTGAAATTTGCCTAATTAAAGTGCATTCAATTACAGTGAAACAGTTCAAATGTGCCGGAATGTTTGTGGTCTCCGATTTTCTGTCAGATTCACTCTGCTCTAACAACATGTTATTGATCCATTCCCCAGCATGCTGTGATTTCTTAGGTTAGTTTGTGGGCAAAGTCCAGAGGGTTGATATGGTATCACACAAAGGCCGTTTGACTCATTTAATCATGATTTACAAACGGCTCCCGTCACAGCGCTTGCAATTCCCTCGAGAACTGATACCTTATGTACTCTGACTAATCACAGACTAACAAAAAAACCCTAGAGATCTCTCAGCTGCTTGTTTGTATGATA contains:
- the clcn2a gene encoding chloride channel protein 2a isoform X2; protein product: MARDRAPQRVLQYQQTLMYGRYTQELGAYAKEEAARLREDGVLRRTTSVRGQAPELLEYEKDPCAKCQVCTSRCQKFLISRVGEDWIFLILLGLLMALVSWAMDYTIAFCQQAQKWMYGGLHSNMLLQYLAWVTYPVVLITFSAGFTQIVAPQAVGSGIPEMKTILRGVVLKEYLTFKTFVAKVIGLTCALGSGMPLGKEGPFVHVASLCAALLSKFMALFGGIYMEEPFEGNKNELRNTEMLSAACAVGVGCCFAAPIGGVLFSIEVTSTFFAVRNYWRGFFAATFSAFIFRVLAVWNKDEETITALFKTRFRLDFPFDLQELPAFAVLGIASGFGGALFVYLNRIIVESMRKQKTINKFLLKKRLVYPAVVTLLVSTLTFPPGFGQFMAGQLTQHESLVALFDNQTWYKQGVAEEFVYSSHEPQAWKHPQVSVFITLLLFIVMKFWMSAVATTMPVPCGAFMPVFLIGAAFGRLVGESMAAVFPDGIHIDSTVYPIVPGGYAVVGAAALSGAVTHTVSTAVIVFELTGQISHILPVMIAVILANAVAQSLQPSLYDSIIRIQKLPYLPELGWGQEKYNIRVEDIMVRDVRYITLSSSYRDLQEALITGQLKTLALVESKESMILLGSMERSQLQTLLSQQLSRARRLEYLRERAQDNGTRVPTFPQDSPLRTGRGVRFLISTEESSYSPTLTNSQIPLKSALKTVSAISNTESLNSSPNLSSGEPVKELVESNAGPMAPKRSRRPKRVKIPMADTPDVEDDMSTAEIAEWEEQQLDEAVNFNNCKIDPAPFQLVERTSLHKTHTIFSLLGLDHAYVTSTGRLVGVVSLKELRKAIEGSVTVTGVKVRPPLASFRDSGNSNSVSEVTELHKLWSRHRSLALPREPKLPDLDDQTEQPSEGSLVNETECTELSSQNSPLHTDDQSELPYSDATPQEEHLAQLPCDCTHPLEDRGSEVVGEQSLAPMEEVVSKGSPLPSKGQPE
- the clcn2a gene encoding chloride channel protein 2a isoform X1, encoding MARDRAPQRVLQYQQTLMYGRYTQELGAYAKEEAARLREDGVLRRTTSVRGQAPELLEYEKDPCAKCQVCTSRCQKFLISRVGEDWIFLILLGLLMALVSWAMDYTIAFCQQAQKWMYGGLHSNMLLQYLAWVTYPVVLITFSAGFTQIVAPQAVGSGIPEMKTILRGVVLKEYLTFKTFVAKVIGLTCALGSGMPLGKEGPFVHVASLCAALLSKFMALFGGIYMLKEEPFEGNKNELRNTEMLSAACAVGVGCCFAAPIGGVLFSIEVTSTFFAVRNYWRGFFAATFSAFIFRVLAVWNKDEETITALFKTRFRLDFPFDLQELPAFAVLGIASGFGGALFVYLNRIIVESMRKQKTINKFLLKKRLVYPAVVTLLVSTLTFPPGFGQFMAGQLTQHESLVALFDNQTWYKQGVAEEFVYSSHEPQAWKHPQVSVFITLLLFIVMKFWMSAVATTMPVPCGAFMPVFLIGAAFGRLVGESMAAVFPDGIHIDSTVYPIVPGGYAVVGAAALSGAVTHTVSTAVIVFELTGQISHILPVMIAVILANAVAQSLQPSLYDSIIRIQKLPYLPELGWGQEKYNIRVEDIMVRDVRYITLSSSYRDLQEALITGQLKTLALVESKESMILLGSMERSQLQTLLSQQLSRARRLEYLRERAQDNGTRVPTFPQDSPLRTGRGVRFLISTEESSYSPTLTNSQIPLKSALKTVSAISNTESLNSSPNLSSGEPVKELVESNAGPMAPKRSRRPKRVKIPMADTPDVEDDMSTAEIAEWEEQQLDEAVNFNNCKIDPAPFQLVERTSLHKTHTIFSLLGLDHAYVTSTGRLVGVVSLKELRKAIEGSVTVTGVKVRPPLASFRDSGNSNSVSEVTELHKLWSRHRSLALPREPKLPDLDDQTEQPSEGSLVNETECTELSSQNSPLHTDDQSELPYSDATPQEEHLAQLPCDCTHPLEDRGSEVVGEQSLAPMEEVVSKGSPLPSKGQPE